The following is a genomic window from Solanum lycopersicum chromosome 6, SLM_r2.1.
CGTATATGCAATTTAAACTAAATATCATAGATTTACATCAAATAATGCATTATAAGacttaataaataatgattggTATAAACCTACATTTATTGAATTGAAACTCTATTTGATTAATTAGAAATTGAATTGGGAAGGATTATTCTTGGGGAGCCCGTGAAGGAAAGGACTCTATGGGTGAATACACACATTATGTGATGTTAGAATCTCATAAAGAATGGAGGATTAGAGACTGGGATGAAACCCtaactttcttcttcttccttagcGTTGAGAGAATTTAGAGAGTCAATTCGGTCAAGTTTAGTCACCTTAGAAGAATGAGTTTAAAATGGGTAAATTGGGGTCTTAGATGCTTTCCATAGGGATTAGGGTCGACggaaaaatacatatattgatATGAAACAATGggggaaaaaacaaaaaatcccattgaaaataattattggacTTGACCTACGATGTGGTTCTACGGATCATAGGACTTCCTCCGATCTGTGTTGATCAACTATAGACCAAGAATTGGGACAAATTTTTCCTATCTTTTAACGAAACATGTTTGTGGTTAGTAAGTCTTCTACGATCCATGGAAACCAATcgtagaaatcaactttgagcCTCAAACTTTCACTAAGTCTGAGACTCATCTACAAGACTTATCTaagattcatacaaatataACGCATCGTCCTGGTGACTCGTAGAAAAGGGTTATTGAGACTTAATTTTAGAGAAATAGTTCCCACTTCTAACCGTTGTCATCTACAGCCCACAAAAGCTTCTACGGTCCATAGATGGAAAATGTAAACACAACCTGCAACccagaaataatttattttctacaattttcaaataagAAGGTGTTACAACTTCTACCGCATTTGCTTCCTATAATGGAGCAGTTCAAGTGAGACAGACttcataatttttcaacaaaaaaaaaggtattaTGTTGATTATACATAAGAAAGTATaagattaaatataaaaacttatTAAATGGCCTTTTGTGTTATTGCTTTCATAAGACCGAATTTGATGAATGAAAAGTAGTAGGAGTTTTTTCTCCAACAAATCCTTATTTGATATGTTTTCCTCGCATAATTTCAATCGGAGAGTTATTAAATATACAACAAATTTATATGCACTACAATTTTAAAATCTTGTAATAGTAAGTGTATCCATTCATACACCCTTGGCGATACCGTTGCCTTAAGTTGGTCATACTGTTCCTTTAAAGTAGTCCACAATTCGAGTGGATCTTCACTGTCAAATATTCGGCCTTCAGTCCTCCATCCAAAAGATGACAAAGAAAATTCATAGTCTTCTCTTTGTCTTGACTCGATGTTGCATTAACCTCAGTATGGTGGTACCAAAACCTTTAGTGTCTAGCCGAATTTCAGCATTGACCAACCAGGAtagatattttttgtaaaaatatcaaGTGTCATGAACTccatttttgacaaatttgatatgatcaaaattatcataaaaatagtcaaattaGATTATAATAATGAACTTATAaccattgaaaaataaaaaatgtcatatGTAGTATTCTTTAGTAACtttcatattttcatcaattaatAAAGTTTACTTTACCACTTTATAGTATTTAGAGAATATTAAAAcctgaaaatatttaaatgtataCTGATctttagaattctaaattagaAATAGTTATACCACTGAAACATACCTTATAAGAGACTTCGCATTGATAACGtgctataaaataaatataataacgtgaaataacaaagaaaaaagagaaagggTACTAgtgtttttctttcaaatatttcaatctttatgtatttctaaagaTCAATTAATAAGAATAGTACATATATGTCCTCCGTTATACTTTGCGTCCATATAAGCCTCTATCGTCCAATTATAGGTACACATATATCCCTCTCACTAACGCACCCCTAATTTTTTACACATTTCTTAACGTTATTTGTCAACACTAGAATCAAGACCCCAGACGAGATCagcgtcattgacctctcagaggttgctgACAAGCCCACATACTTTGTCGTCACATCATCTAggttaaatttagcggaaatctgaaattttgtTTACTTAAACTTTAGATTGGAAAACATTGATCTCGCATAATACTATATAGTAAACTCATAAGCGTTCACAACAACCATTTAAATCAACATTATCAAATGAAAGAGATAGTTATGAATATAgagttgccaaaatggcaccaatacaacgTCTGAAAGTAAATacgaaagaaacgctagtggaacatactccactagctcatgcCTACATCTACGCTAGAATACATAAGTAAGCATCCTAGAAAGGACGAGGGCCTACCAAAtctggatgaaagctccacgttcGGATAACTTCTGTGTCGACTCGTAAGCTCTAACGTCCAgctgcacctgcacctaaaagtagataaatGTATGAATTAATACACACTAGTACtgagtatgggtatatgcaagcacacacatGGACATGCATGGTTTAGATTAGCTCTCCTAAtgatatgagttatggaaagtcaagtcagtggactttccCAAATTAGATtcggaaagtcatgccatgagagtaacatgcatcatcatacgtatcatattgcacacaacacataacatatttcatatagcacataacatattgcatatagcacatatcatattttatttcattcattcatatgacaTGAGACCCTGGAACcatggacttaacattaggacttcccaaaatgaagACTCAACATATGGGACTTCAACTAGGGAggcttctttagcaaacacaaagtctatttcattcattcatatgtacttcatttaatttcattcataggatagtgtaaacaccagctatacctaggatgtagtttaagactctcattgggttcactgtgcaatgactaagaatgacctactgtcattacataagtctagttgacctcttgattatcctaccCAAACACATTCGGTATCGTTCATTTAATTTTGTCCATTACATGAAGCTAgactcattctttctttgggaaatttaactttaaccgacaaaTCATGTGATCATCATGAAATCCACTTTCtacccacactgaaaagaggtggaatcaccgaaCAAATTGAAACCAAAACATGCAAGCGTATATTGAAAATTAAACCCTAGTACATCCCTATGTTGGCtgcataggttcaaagactaggagatataagaagACCCATACCCGTCTAGACGGACAGTctaatctcatgagaattacacgaacctctgccttcccaaaagaaggaatAACTACTCATAGCTACCCTATCGGTGCTCAaaataaagttccattacattaatctcatacatcatagaatagggattctagcatgaggacatcatagatcaTAGAATAGGgattctagcatgaggacatcatagatcattagatgatttctcatctcatcattagtattaatcatatatttacttcaatattttcattagagtgttcatagagactggtctcttcattaacttcacactctcataggtgagtacgttctggtaacatttatttaggctcatttgagattgctctcatatttcacattagcctcttatcatattgtcaccacattcattagccTTATCACATTTGCACTTCAttattactcacccctttttacgtgaatgttcatttcattatatgccaatgcacttggccttttagtgtgtttcacactcttacttgacCCTTATGGAGTcacatcattcatcacataacatcttaggttcacttactttataAATGTATGTTGGACGTTTGAGTCCAAAGACaaaagccatgaggcttcattcgtaatttgtctaagtgattcatacttacccaaggttatgtggtacaagacttatgcatcttgtaagtatgGCAGATATCAGTTTCGATTCTCAAAGGcaacattaatttaattatttattcatgtacgacttatgtgtcaatacggaattgggaaAGGGAACACTACTTGAAATACCTTGTACAACACTTAGTtagttttctttataatttttgttgacATAAAATTCTTGGCTTGGGAACACGAGATCCAGCCCCCACATCCAcacttcttttctttattttttcttgattttttgtctTAAATATTTCGGCTTGGGGGACCCAAATATTGATTCCCCACGCCCacattcctttctttttctttctctactTGATTTCTTTGTTTAGACCAAGAGGGTGTGGGATCGATTTCCCCACAACCTCaccctatttttatttatattttcttcgtACTTTCTCATTCCCCAGAGGTTTGATTCCCACATacctcattttattatttaatttttttataaattgtatatggtgaggtcttgggttcaatccccacttaCCTCAtgcattttctaaaaaaaaattaaaagtaaatttttttacagTAAGCTGGTTGAAACCAAATTTCCAGTAGTTTCAAAAAAGATAGAAATTTGATCACCTTTTTGAAGTTCATTTTCTCACCTTCTTTCACGTTAAACATTAAGACATTTTGACTAGTTCTTATGGAGATCCTTAAGTTCAGCAACTTtgaactcatatgaacatcacatttttatgatattcgtacacacataatttataacattttaacatATCAATATCAAGCTTCAAACTGTGTCTAATTCATGACACACATGCACAAACAAGTTAATGGACTTCACATTTTTGAAACGCCTCTTTCATTTCTATATAATTAGGAATACACATTCAAACAAGTAATCAAAACCAGCCTTAAAATCATCTAACAGAAGTCATACCAACACATActtgaatctttcaaaggatctaatgacaggggcatgcaacggggacaGCCTTAGTTTTCGATTGTGAATACACTGAACCTGAgaggtctcttgggaaagggaccaagagggaAGAAAATTCATACCTGAAGTCATTCAAAGATGTTCTTACATGTTGCCAAAATCCCCCTACTAAGCCTATGTCTCCCCACAGAAAGAACAAGCACAATACTTCAAGAATTTGGTTTGAAGCTTATTTTGCTTTTGAGTTTTAGCGttcaagttcttgatgaaatttatttttttgttccgTTCTTTTCTTTTACTGGTGAATAATCGTGCAAGTGAGGTAGAAGTAGAGATAGACGTGAGAATGAGTGGTAGGTTAGGATTAAGAGATTTAGTTTTGGAATTAGTCAAACAAGGAATccacataaattaataaaatttgattttttaaaggcTTGGGTGAAATTACTAATAATTCCCTTACTTAAATCAgctaatttatataaattgataatttaacattgcttccaccaaggGTAGAACCCGGGTGAAGCTTAACTTGCAAAAAAAGGTCAAATACGGCCGACCCTACCCGAAGTGCCCtcctctttaaattaattatttaattaattaaatgctTAGGGTATTACAATACGACCCCTATCCTGGAAAAggccattttacccctagaccctgcAAAGctaagattacccctttcaaGTTCGGTAAAAACTCATCCGGGTGAATGTCTTAAATTTGGGTGCCCTACATGGTTTGTTCTCACCTTGCCTAGCTTAAataactcaccaagttggttGCTTGGCTAGTGAATATGTTATGAGGTATGGTTCTACGTGCAACAAGCTATGTGAACCCGATGTAATCCAGGCATTCTAGGTACgtttaagcattacttagcatagtcattttaaAGTTGTTAcatttcccccccccccccttaggaacattcgtccccgaatgacacttctAATTATCTCGTACAATGCCAGTCATATCGTAACATAAGTACTTTACACAGTCTTGCAATATCAACAAAGAATAAACGAGACAAGAAAACTTAGACTTAAAAGTaaggagtctaacctcaagagctgaaaagatgaggatagcgggatctcatatcgtcctcggcctcccatgtagcaccctcaacaagatggttcctGCACAATATTTTCACTGTAGAAACCTCCTTGTTTCTCAACCTCTTTACTTGCCGGTCTAATATCTCAACATGAACATACgcataggacaagtcttcattAACCCCTAAACCATCAACAGGCACAATCGGTTCTGGATCACCAcgacacttcttcaacatagagacatgaaacactacatgaacagaagctagctccgtAATGCAACGCCAACTTATAGGTCACCTCACCCACACGCTGTAGAATCTCGTATGGCCTGACctacctcggactcaacttccTCTTCCTGCCaaaactcatcacctcttttatgggtgatatcttcaagtatacttggtcaccaacatcaaactctaaagGCCACTTCCTGTTATCTGCGTAAGACTTCTGCCGATTATAAGCAGTAGCCAACCTACCCCTAATCACcctgaccttctctaaggctTCATAAATGATCTCTGGAtccaaaatggatgactctccaacctcgaaccacccaactagagagctacacctcctaccatacaatgcctcaaacaGCGCCATCCCAATACTGGAGTGATAGCTGTTATTATATGAGAACTCTATCAATAGTAAATGGTTGTCCCACTACCTCTGAAGTCGATCATACACGCCCTCAACATGTCGtccaatgtctgaatggtgGGCTCTGTCTGCCCATCTGTCGGAGGATGGAAGGTAGTACTAAGCTTTACCTGCATGTCTACGCTTTTCTAGAAGGATCTCACAAAAATGCGAGTGAACTGAGCttctctatctgaaatgatagacaaggaatcccatgccacctcacaatctcatcaatgtagagtctctAATAATCCTCGGCCCTGgaaatttcttttcatttttcagcatcctttcatcaagttacaacttagttcttaggggaatttcgtagtgcatttataacgttttaggtgcattttcatgaattcgtttagccaagagattatccctcaaatcagACAAATCatctcatatgaacatcacatttacatcaacatgggttcatgaaatataaagaactatcatgtcatttcaagtcctaaaccatgaacaatagccacGACAAGACATAcatacacacgtagttacatttttgGAAACATCAACATAGGTGACATAATTTCAAAcgtacatataaacacataatcatcacgaaaacacatttcatccctagttttctaccagcaaacataacaaacctatgattcaatgggagctagtgacagggatatgcaacggggaacaatcctagttttcgaaaTGAATATTCTAAACCTTCAagagtctcttgggaaaggggcCAAGAGATAAGAaaaccatacctttttgactttcaaacctCATATTTCTTCCCAAAGAATCCCTCCAAAAACACGTCCAAATCCAAGAGCTTCAACACAAACTTGACAGAAAAACCCCTCTCTTTGCCTAACGTGTTCGATTAGTtctttgtttataattttcgtTATGacttcttcaagtgtgaagaactttggtgTACCTACTGTTTTGTACATTATTTGTCAGAGAAAAACGTGTGTGACAGTGgtagagacgtgagagagagggatgagcgtgggagagaagagttttcttaggcttaggagtctagtttaggacttagtcaaataaggttttatttaactattaaaatatgatttcattttattttaaatcagataataactaataaatataaattaattatattaacttaccaacttaaattaaaaacaatttaattcattgcttccacctaggttcgaactcgggtggagcaagagcccaatttcggctctctctctctcaaaaatgcccctccaccttattaattaaataatcaatttgatatttagggtaattacgatactaacCTTATCCTGGAAAAAACCATTTTaaccctagaccctccaaacctaacatttcctttttaagtcttttaaagactccttcgagtaaatcttcgtattcgagagtcCTACATGGTTGGAATCAACCTTTCCTAGTTCAAcgaactccccaagttagtggGATTGGATATAGAAAGGGTTCCAAGGTTTGgttctacgtgcatcaatctgtgtgaacccgaTCTAATCATTGACATTCTAGACAccttaagcattacttagcatatccatttttagggttgttacaacagtcaagcaatagcaacaacaatggagagataaggaaatttagacttaagagtaggaagaAGTTCAACCTCAAGAgctgaaaagatgaggatagtggtatctcatatcggcctcggcctcccatgtagcaccctcaacaagatgattcgTCCATAATACCTTCATTGTggcaacctccttgtttctcggccgcttgacctgtctgtctaagatTTCAACAGGTACCTTCTCATACGACAAGTCTTCATCAACCCCAAAAATTTCCACAGGTAGAATCGAtgttggatcacctaggcacttctttaacatggaTACACAAAAGAATGGATGGACACAAGCTAGCTGCGCAggcaatgccaactcataggccaTCTCACCCACACGCTGTAGAATCTCGTATGTCCCAACATACGtcggactcaacttccccttcttgcaaaacctcatcaccccctttataggtgatatcttcatatagacctggtcaccaacatcaaactctaagggacgttttctgttatctgcatatgacttctgccAGCTGTAAGCGGtagccaacctgtccctaatcactttgaccttctctaaggcctcattAATAACATCttgacccaaaatggatgactctccaacctcgaaccacccaagtggagatctacacctcctatcATACATTGCCTCAAACGGTGCaatcccaatgctggagtgatagct
Proteins encoded in this region:
- the LOC138349199 gene encoding uncharacterized protein, which gives rise to MALFEALYGRRCSSLVGWFEVGESSILDPEIIYEALEKVRVIRGRLATAYNRQKSYADNRKWPLEFDVGDQVYLKISPIKEVMSFGRKRKLSPSWRCITELASVHVVFHVSMLKKCRGDPEPIVPVDGLGVNEDLSYAYVHVEILDRQVKRLRNKEVSTVKILCRNHLVEGATWEAEDDMRSRYPHLFSS